In Subdoligranulum variabile, the genomic stretch CCCAGCGCCGCCGAGGTCACGTTATCCTATGGCGTAGTACAGATGGTGGACGGACAGCGCAGCGGACAGGCGACCGGTCTGACTTATGCGGCTTCTCCGGGAGAGACCATCACGGCGCCCCAGAACGGAAAGGTCGTCTTTGCCGGCACACTGACGCTGACGGGCGGCACGGTGGTCATCGACCACGGCTGTGGGGTCAAGAGCTATCTGTATGGGCTGCAGACCGTCACGGCGGAGCAAGGCCAGACGGTCAGTACCGGTGATGCCGTGGGAACAGCCGGGGAGGAGCATGACCTGATTTACGAACTGCGGATCGGCAACAAATCTGTCGATCCCGATAAAGCGATTCTGGGCAGCAGCGGCTTGCAATACCGCGAGTCGGAATAAGCGGCTCTGCCTTTGCATAGAAAATCCCTGAAGACTGCACAGCGTTTTCAGGGTGTGCGCAACGAGGGGAACAGGAGAGTGGCATAGACCATGCAAGAAGAGAAGAACAGGACCACGCCTGGGCAGAAAACGGACAAAAAGCGTCGCCGCAGAAAGAAGAACTCTGCGGCCGGGGCGCATCCTGCGGTGAAGGCAACGCCGGAACAGGAAAAGAAGGAGCCGGAAAACGTTTTGGAAGAAACGGCAGAACAGCCGCCTGAACCGGCTGCATCACAGCCGGATGTGGTGACGGAAGAGGCAAAACCCGCTGGCGAAGAGATTGAACCGGCGGCAGAAGACACCCCGGCGCAGGACGCAGTGGCTGCCGAGCCGGAATCCCCGGAACTGGCTGAGCCTGCGCAGCCCGTGGAAACCGTACAGGAAGCCGAGGACACGCCGGCACAAAAGGCCGAAGAATCGGCGGATGAAGAGGCTGCCGCGGAACCGGAAGCGGCGGTGCCGGAGGGTGAAACAGAGGGGCCGCAGTCCCTGGAACCTTCGCAAACAGAGCAGACTTCCGCCAAGGAAGAGAGTGCGCCGGAAAATCCCGGCCCGACTCCGCCTGCGGAAGTGGAAACGACTGAATCCCCGGAAAAATCCGAGGAACCGGCAATTCCGGAACCGTCGGAAAAAACGGCACCAACACCGGAGACGGATGAGAAAACCGAAGAAAAGACCGCAGAGGAAACCCCGGAAGAACCCGCTTTGGCGGAAACCGAAGAGGATTCTTCTGCTAAAGAAGAACTTCCCGAGGAAGATGAGCAGCGGCTTTCGGATCTGACGCGCACGGTACAGCTGTCGGTAGAACAGATCATGTCCCGCGTCAGTGAAGAGGAGGCTGCGGAAGAAGCCGCAGAGATCCAGCCCGAGGCGGACGACGAAGAGGAGGAAGCCGCCGTTACCCTGCAGGATCATCTGCGCACTGGGTTGTCCGGCATGGCAAAGTGGTTCCTGCTGGTGGTGTTCTTCGTGCTGGTCATTGCCGGCTGCGGGGTGGCCTGGCTGTATCGCAGTGCCACGCCGGATATGCTGCCGCAGATTACCGTGACTTTTGCCGGCCAGACGCTGGAACCCACCGCCTACAAGTGGAAGGTCCCGGTCATCGGCAACTTGTTCAAACGGACCTATGCCGATACCTACAGCAGCACACCGGTGGATCTGAGCGAGACCATCGATCAGGTCTCCCCAGACTTTGTGATTTCTCCCTCGGATTACCGTACCGAGCTTACGGTGACCGACGCGGAAGAGAATGTGATTTTTGAAG encodes the following:
- a CDS encoding M23 family metallopeptidase is translated as MQEEKNRTTPGQKTDKKRRRRKKNSAAGAHPAVKATPEQEKKEPENVLEETAEQPPEPAASQPDVVTEEAKPAGEEIEPAAEDTPAQDAVAAEPESPELAEPAQPVETVQEAEDTPAQKAEESADEEAAAEPEAAVPEGETEGPQSLEPSQTEQTSAKEESAPENPGPTPPAEVETTESPEKSEEPAIPEPSEKTAPTPETDEKTEEKTAEETPEEPALAETEEDSSAKEELPEEDEQRLSDLTRTVQLSVEQIMSRVSEEEAAEEAAEIQPEADDEEEEAAVTLQDHLRTGLSGMAKWFLLVVFFVLVIAGCGVAWLYRSATPDMLPQITVTFAGQTLEPTAYKWKVPVIGNLFKRTYADTYSSTPVDLSETIDQVSPDFVISPSDYRTELTVTDAEENVIFEGDTDTFSSFQFTSNGTYTAKLVVHSDASSVPGDTSVTGSETWYFHFTVGVRPSVRLSSTAANQGSAVAVRVGDTLDGSQPTLQTELENAGFFKASSGWVCYLPVPWDEPAGTQTIVVTAGGYTETLELKVKAVSWEYKDYYNNSQRISPYIGQYDIPAELQKLLTQSDTAIAWSNGGFVQPFLNTLDVKLAFGTTEYVGRNYSQRNSNNGSGGRTLTNLVLDTTSGELLIAPASGKVLLAKDLGGDFGYTLVIDHGAGVKSIFYNLQKISVKSGEELKQGQTLATCNKTTVAEVRIGTVPVDPLQVWRGQCDALKYY